The following are encoded together in the Pleurocapsa sp. FMAR1 genome:
- the msrA gene encoding peptide-methionine (S)-S-oxide reductase MsrA: MNNLQLATFGAGCFWKTENEFLQVSGVIKTSVGYMGGDFPNPSYLDVVARITGHAEVAQVEYDSEIVSYEELLDIFWQMHDPTSFNRQGADRGEQYRSVIFYHNTEQEKIAYGSKQQLQQSAKYDKDIVTEIKPAKDYYLATEEHQQYLAKKNRAAKN; encoded by the coding sequence ATGAACAATCTACAGTTGGCAACCTTTGGTGCAGGATGTTTTTGGAAAACGGAAAATGAATTTCTCCAGGTGTCAGGAGTAATCAAAACTTCGGTAGGATACATGGGAGGAGACTTTCCTAATCCTTCTTACTTAGATGTAGTGGCGAGAATTACTGGTCATGCAGAAGTGGCTCAGGTTGAATACGATTCAGAAATAGTTAGCTATGAGGAGTTGCTAGATATATTCTGGCAAATGCACGATCCAACTAGCTTTAATCGTCAGGGTGCAGACAGAGGAGAACAATATCGCTCGGTAATTTTTTATCATAATACCGAGCAAGAGAAAATTGCCTACGGGTCAAAGCAACAGCTACAGCAGTCGGCTAAATACGACAAAGATATTGTTACGGAGATTAAACCAGCCAAGGATTATTATCTCGCTACCGAAGAACATCAGCAATATTTAGCAAAGAAGAATAGAGCAGCTAAAAATTAA